One part of the Thermoanaerobacterium sp. CMT5567-10 genome encodes these proteins:
- a CDS encoding cupin domain-containing protein: MDRNELEKISDFPLGEENVAFAQYFTGKSYLSLLNDKEVNIHNVTFEPGCRNNWHIHHGCGQILICVGGHGLYQEAGKDARLLKSGDVVYIPPEIKHWHGAVKDEGFAHLSLTVPTEGANTEWCEPVTDEEYNKLL, from the coding sequence ATGGATAGAAATGAATTAGAAAAGATATCTGATTTTCCATTAGGTGAGGAAAATGTAGCATTTGCACAATATTTTACTGGAAAGAGCTATTTAAGCCTCTTAAATGATAAAGAAGTAAATATTCATAATGTTACGTTCGAACCTGGATGCAGAAACAATTGGCATATACATCATGGCTGTGGTCAGATACTGATCTGTGTTGGTGGGCATGGCTTATATCAAGAAGCTGGGAAAGATGCACGACTATTAAAAAGCGGCGATGTAGTATATATACCACCAGAGATTAAGCATTGGCACGGCGCCGTCAAGGATGAAGGGTTTGCACATCTATCATTAACAGTTCCGACGGAAGGAGCAAACACTGAATGGTGTGAACCGGTTACCGATGAAGAATATAACAAACTACTTTGA
- a CDS encoding iron-containing alcohol dehydrogenase, with protein MSFNMYVPTRFIFGCGRLSELHEQKLPGKKAMVVISNGKSSRENGSLDRTLKELSKAGVESVVFDKVQANPLKSTVMAGAKTARDNGCDFIVALGGGSVMDASKAMAAMATNDGDIWDYINGGTGKGKALTNDPLPVVCITTTAGTGSEADQWGVITNDETNEKIGFGGDDRLFPVISIIDPELMKTVPPKFTAYQGFDTLFHATESYISKFANLMSDMYALTSIENTAKYLPRAVKDGGDMEARERMAFANTLSGIVMTISVTTAEHSIEHAMSAYHQDLPHGAGLIMISKAFYEFFIEKHACDERFITMAKAMGIKDANRAEDFITALVDLQKACGVADLKMSDYGITPDEFDKIATNARETMGGLFAANPCEMTHEDVVEVLKKSYR; from the coding sequence ATGAGTTTTAATATGTATGTGCCGACAAGATTTATTTTTGGTTGCGGAAGACTTAGCGAACTGCACGAGCAAAAACTTCCCGGCAAAAAAGCAATGGTAGTAATCTCGAATGGAAAATCTTCTAGAGAAAATGGTTCCCTTGACCGTACCTTAAAGGAGCTTTCCAAAGCTGGTGTAGAAAGTGTTGTGTTTGATAAGGTTCAGGCAAATCCGCTTAAGTCTACTGTTATGGCGGGGGCTAAGACAGCAAGGGATAACGGATGTGACTTTATAGTTGCCCTTGGTGGCGGCAGCGTAATGGACGCTTCCAAAGCAATGGCGGCAATGGCAACAAACGACGGCGACATTTGGGACTATATCAACGGCGGTACTGGCAAAGGCAAAGCGCTGACAAATGATCCGCTTCCTGTAGTTTGCATTACAACAACCGCAGGAACTGGTTCAGAAGCGGACCAATGGGGTGTCATCACAAATGACGAAACCAATGAAAAAATCGGTTTCGGCGGTGATGACCGTTTGTTCCCGGTGATTTCTATTATTGATCCCGAATTAATGAAGACAGTTCCACCTAAATTTACTGCTTATCAAGGTTTTGATACTCTTTTTCATGCTACAGAAAGCTATATTTCCAAATTTGCAAACCTGATGAGTGATATGTATGCCTTGACATCAATCGAAAACACAGCAAAATATCTTCCACGAGCGGTGAAAGATGGCGGAGATATGGAAGCGAGAGAACGCATGGCTTTTGCCAATACCCTTTCCGGCATAGTTATGACTATCAGTGTAACTACCGCAGAGCATTCCATTGAGCATGCTATGAGTGCATATCATCAGGATTTGCCTCATGGTGCAGGGCTTATCATGATTTCAAAGGCATTCTATGAATTCTTTATTGAAAAGCATGCTTGTGACGAGAGATTTATTACTATGGCAAAGGCAATGGGAATCAAAGATGCTAATAGGGCAGAGGATTTCATTACCGCGTTGGTGGATTTGCAAAAGGCATGTGGAGTGGCAGATCTCAAAATGAGCGACTATGGCATCACACCGGATGAATTTGATAAAATCGCTACAAATGCCCGTGAAACCATGGGCGGATTGTTCGCAGCCAATCCTTGTGAAATGACACATGAAGATGTCGTTGAGGTTCTTAAGAAATCATATAGATAG
- a CDS encoding type II toxin-antitoxin system HicB family antitoxin has product MKETYIYPAIFDYASDGISVSFPDLPGCFTCGDNDEEAIKNAKEAMALHIAGMEDDGDVIPEPTPISKVKLEDNQIVVPIEVWMPYYRSGIKTVYVKKTLTIPSWLNSVAERSKINFSQVLQEALKEKLGIREYKQ; this is encoded by the coding sequence ATGAAAGAAACATATATATATCCTGCTATATTTGATTATGCATCTGACGGCATTTCTGTCAGTTTTCCAGATTTACCTGGCTGTTTTACATGTGGAGACAATGATGAAGAAGCTATAAAAAATGCAAAAGAAGCGATGGCACTTCATATTGCAGGCATGGAAGATGATGGAGATGTTATACCAGAACCAACTCCTATTTCGAAGGTAAAATTAGAAGATAATCAAATTGTTGTTCCAATAGAAGTATGGATGCCATACTATAGAAGTGGTATTAAAACTGTTTATGTAAAGAAAACACTGACAATACCATCATGGCTTAACAGTGTGGCCGAAAGAAGTAAAATAAACTTTTCACAGGTACTTCAAGAAGCTCTTAAAGAAAAATTGGGGATTAGAGAATATAAGCAATAA
- a CDS encoding carboxymuconolactone decarboxylase family protein, with product MKKQTAGRDALGSFAPKFAELNDDILFGEVWSREDKLSLRDRSIVTVTALIAKGIFDNSLKYHITNAKKNGVSAEEMAEIITHLAFYVGWPNAWAAFSLAKEIYAE from the coding sequence ATGAAAAAACAAACGGCAGGCAGAGATGCCCTGGGATCATTTGCCCCAAAATTTGCTGAATTAAACGATGACATTCTTTTTGGAGAGGTTTGGTCTAGAGAAGACAAATTGTCATTAAGAGATCGAAGTATTGTTACTGTAACAGCTCTTATTGCAAAAGGAATTTTTGACAATTCCCTAAAATATCACATCACTAATGCAAAAAAAAATGGTGTTAGTGCTGAAGAAATGGCAGAAATAATCACGCATTTAGCATTCTATGTAGGATGGCCTAATGCATGGGCAGCATTTTCGTTGGCAAAAGAGATATATGCTGAATAA
- a CDS encoding flavodoxin family protein, protein MKILVIEGSPHKHGSSNLLAERFIDGARDAGHMVTVFDAAHANLHPCLGCDVCGMAGVCIQKDDMESLKDNIRHSDMIVFVTPLYYFGFSAQIKMVIDRFYSFNGELTSKGLKTALIAAAWNSDNETMEFLKNHYLKLCNYLNFKNQGMILGVGCGSPSMTERTKYPQKAYDFGRSLK, encoded by the coding sequence ATGAAAATTTTAGTTATTGAAGGAAGTCCACATAAACATGGTTCTTCAAATCTGCTTGCAGAACGTTTTATTGATGGAGCAAGAGACGCAGGACATATGGTGACGGTATTTGATGCGGCACATGCGAATTTGCATCCATGTCTGGGATGTGACGTCTGCGGCATGGCTGGAGTGTGTATTCAGAAAGACGATATGGAATCGTTGAAAGATAACATTAGACATTCAGATATGATCGTATTTGTTACACCATTGTATTACTTTGGTTTTTCGGCGCAGATAAAAATGGTAATAGATCGTTTCTACAGCTTCAACGGAGAATTAACATCTAAAGGACTGAAAACAGCGCTGATTGCAGCAGCATGGAATAGCGATAATGAAACAATGGAATTTTTAAAAAACCATTATTTGAAATTGTGTAATTATCTAAACTTCAAAAATCAGGGTATGATTTTAGGAGTGGGTTGTGGTTCCCCTTCCATGACAGAGAGGACAAAATATCCGCAAAAAGCCTACGACTTTGGAAGATCACTAAAATGA
- a CDS encoding MerR family transcriptional regulator: MTIKEVSEKTGISIDNLRYYERRGLIPPVPRTESGIRNYDEMSIQWIEFVMRFKKAGVSLGTIREYIQLAIKGESTKDARRDLLIKTKAGIEEKMREMQETLDIINYKIDTYDQKCGPITNELIASWKVTPLYYFGMSTQIKAVIDRFHANNAKLAGNKKAMFLATSYGADDWTMEAFEKNYESILRFMNWDDAGKLFATGCPVREVIEQTNFPNKAYELGKSIQ, translated from the coding sequence ATGACAATTAAAGAAGTATCAGAAAAAACAGGAATATCAATAGATAATCTACGCTATTATGAAAGAAGAGGTCTTATTCCACCAGTTCCCAGAACGGAGTCTGGCATACGAAATTATGATGAAATGTCAATTCAATGGATTGAGTTTGTCATGAGGTTTAAAAAAGCAGGAGTTTCATTGGGGACTATACGTGAATATATCCAGCTTGCAATAAAAGGTGAATCAACCAAGGATGCTAGACGAGATTTGTTGATTAAAACAAAAGCTGGTATAGAAGAAAAAATGCGCGAAATGCAGGAAACATTGGATATTATAAATTATAAGATTGACACTTATGATCAGAAGTGTGGCCCTATTACAAATGAATTAATAGCGTCATGGAAAGTAACACCGCTGTATTATTTCGGAATGTCAACACAGATAAAAGCAGTTATCGATCGCTTTCATGCCAATAACGCAAAGTTGGCAGGCAATAAAAAAGCAATGTTTTTAGCAACATCTTATGGTGCAGATGATTGGACAATGGAGGCATTTGAGAAAAATTATGAATCCATACTTCGTTTTATGAATTGGGATGATGCAGGAAAGTTATTTGCTACAGGATGTCCAGTAAGGGAAGTGATTGAACAGACTAATTTTCCAAATAAGGCATATGAATTAGGAAAGTCTATACAATAA
- a CDS encoding flavodoxin, whose protein sequence is MNKFNDKKILIAYFSREGGNYVSGRIVNLSVGNTEVVAKMIQKITGGELFRINTVKKYPDDYTEATKVAQQELRDNARPELSEYLDNIDDYEIIILCYPNWWGTMPMPVFTFLEKYDFTEKTILPVCTHEGSGLGHSESDIRKTCPNARLEKGLAIKGSNVHSAQPEIEKWLQKFINNFEEEK, encoded by the coding sequence ATGAATAAATTTAATGACAAAAAAATTTTAATAGCCTATTTTTCAAGAGAAGGAGGCAATTATGTCAGTGGTCGCATTGTGAATTTGTCGGTTGGAAATACGGAAGTTGTAGCTAAAATGATTCAGAAAATAACCGGCGGTGAACTGTTCCGCATTAACACGGTAAAAAAATATCCTGATGATTATACAGAAGCTACAAAAGTTGCTCAGCAAGAATTACGTGATAATGCAAGACCTGAGCTTTCAGAATATCTTGATAATATTGACGACTATGAAATTATCATATTATGCTATCCCAATTGGTGGGGAACTATGCCTATGCCTGTATTTACTTTTCTTGAGAAATATGACTTTACCGAAAAAACCATTCTTCCGGTCTGTACACATGAAGGAAGTGGTTTGGGACACAGCGAAAGCGATATAAGAAAGACTTGTCCAAATGCAAGGCTTGAAAAAGGGCTTGCTATAAAAGGTAGCAATGTACATTCAGCTCAGCCTGAGATTGAGAAATGGCTGCAAAAATTCATAAATAATTTTGAGGAGGAAAAGTAA
- a CDS encoding ISLre2 family transposase: MLDISLNENEINFKDLEAEIYKLVCEEACKIMAQILMKIDDMLLEKRDKKEYRCKGKKHTNIKTIMGTVEFDKRIYEHINSEGKKEYVYLLDEYLKMDTIGHISTNLIEKVVENVTEMSYREAAKNIESLTNQSISHTTAWNIIQKVGEKIAELEKQDIKLFKENKLRGEKETKILFQEMDGLWLSMQGKDRPKGKKSRGKKEIKLAVAYDGWVKRSPGSNEYITHNKIACAGFASSKEFKELVDATIAKEYNIDEIEIKIINGDGASWIKESLGEEGVYFQLDPFHKSQAVIRNIENKKDARKLMKMLDEGKAEESLEYIAKLMIEQKDDEKQMKKLEKLYNYLVANKEGIKPYQKREEIKIPEAPEGIEYKHLGTMENNIFDTLARRMNAGKMSWTEKGANNLAKILALKTSGKLNSVVETYFNVIISEEKLAEIKEEIKLSAADVNKKQKKAKTYHMQRGDMPFEGCAMTNGRKTIREILRYKCLSELKVI, encoded by the coding sequence ATGCTAGATATAAGTTTAAACGAAAATGAAATAAATTTCAAGGATTTAGAAGCGGAAATTTACAAATTAGTTTGCGAAGAAGCTTGTAAAATAATGGCTCAAATCCTCATGAAGATAGATGATATGTTACTAGAAAAAAGGGACAAAAAAGAATATAGATGTAAAGGTAAAAAGCATACAAACATAAAAACAATTATGGGCACTGTTGAATTTGATAAAAGAATTTATGAACATATAAATAGTGAAGGGAAAAAGGAATATGTTTATCTTTTAGATGAGTATTTAAAAATGGATACAATAGGGCATATATCAACAAATCTTATTGAAAAAGTTGTAGAAAATGTAACAGAAATGTCATATAGAGAAGCAGCGAAAAATATAGAATCATTAACAAATCAAAGCATAAGCCATACAACTGCATGGAATATAATACAAAAGGTTGGAGAAAAAATAGCAGAATTAGAAAAACAAGATATAAAACTATTCAAAGAAAACAAATTAAGAGGAGAAAAAGAAACAAAAATATTATTTCAAGAAATGGATGGATTATGGTTATCAATGCAAGGCAAAGACAGACCAAAAGGCAAAAAAAGCAGGGGAAAAAAAGAAATAAAATTAGCAGTAGCATACGACGGATGGGTAAAAAGAAGCCCGGGAAGTAATGAATATATAACACATAATAAAATAGCATGTGCAGGATTTGCAAGCAGCAAAGAATTTAAAGAATTAGTAGATGCAACGATAGCAAAAGAATACAACATAGACGAAATAGAAATAAAGATAATAAATGGAGATGGAGCAAGTTGGATTAAAGAAAGTTTAGGAGAAGAAGGAGTATATTTTCAATTAGATCCATTTCATAAAAGCCAAGCAGTAATAAGGAATATAGAGAACAAAAAAGATGCCCGCAAATTGATGAAAATGCTAGATGAAGGGAAAGCAGAAGAAAGTCTAGAATACATAGCGAAATTAATGATAGAGCAAAAAGATGATGAAAAGCAAATGAAGAAATTAGAAAAACTATATAACTATTTAGTAGCCAATAAGGAAGGGATAAAACCATACCAAAAGAGAGAAGAAATAAAAATACCAGAAGCCCCAGAAGGGATAGAATACAAACATTTAGGAACAATGGAAAACAATATATTTGACACATTGGCGCGCAGAATGAATGCGGGAAAAATGAGTTGGACAGAAAAAGGTGCGAACAATTTAGCAAAGATACTAGCCTTAAAGACAAGCGGAAAACTTAATAGTGTTGTAGAAACATACTTTAATGTTATAATATCAGAAGAAAAATTAGCAGAGATAAAAGAAGAAATAAAATTATCAGCAGCGGATGTAAACAAAAAGCAGAAAAAAGCAAAAACATATCATATGCAAAGAGGCGATATGCCGTTTGAAGGTTGTGCAATGACAAACGGCAGAAAAACAATAAGAGAAATACTCAGATACAAATGTTTAAGTGAATTAAAAGTCATATAA
- a CDS encoding aldo/keto reductase, with protein sequence MEYSKLGNSDILVSRICVGCMSFGDTSSNFHAWTLNAEDSEAIIKHALDLGINFFDTANVYSGGTSEEYLGRAIKNNIARDKVVIATKVYFNEGKLSKKAILREIDGSLKRLGTDYVDLYIIHRFDYDTPIEETMEALDSLVKAGKVRALGASAMYGYQFYNMQLAAEKNGWTKFVSMQNHYNLLYREDERELIPICKQMNVALTPYSPLAAGRLSRLEWKADTKRSQTDKIAVSKYDSTQETDYGIVLRVNELAKKYGVTMTQISLAWHFAKGVTAPIIGVTKAKYLDDAVGALNVKLTDDDIAYLEELYVPHKIVGAL encoded by the coding sequence ATGGAATATTCAAAACTAGGAAATTCTGATATTCTTGTTTCTCGTATTTGCGTAGGTTGCATGAGCTTTGGTGACACGTCAAGTAATTTTCATGCATGGACACTAAACGCTGAAGATAGTGAAGCAATAATCAAACATGCTCTTGATCTTGGTATAAATTTTTTTGACACTGCAAATGTATATTCTGGCGGTACCAGTGAAGAATATCTTGGCCGTGCGATAAAGAACAATATAGCTCGTGATAAAGTAGTTATAGCTACTAAAGTTTATTTTAACGAAGGCAAACTTTCAAAAAAGGCGATACTTCGTGAGATCGATGGCTCACTAAAACGGTTGGGTACAGATTACGTTGATCTTTACATTATTCATCGATTCGATTATGACACACCGATAGAGGAAACGATGGAAGCACTTGACAGTCTTGTAAAGGCAGGAAAGGTGAGAGCTCTCGGCGCTTCAGCAATGTATGGCTACCAGTTTTACAATATGCAGCTTGCTGCCGAGAAGAACGGTTGGACAAAGTTTGTTTCAATGCAGAATCACTACAATCTGCTTTACCGTGAGGATGAGCGGGAACTTATTCCGATTTGCAAGCAAATGAATGTTGCACTTACCCCATACAGCCCACTTGCTGCTGGAAGGCTTTCACGTCTTGAATGGAAGGCAGATACGAAACGAAGCCAGACAGATAAAATTGCAGTTTCAAAGTACGATAGTACCCAAGAGACAGACTATGGAATAGTACTTCGCGTAAATGAACTTGCCAAGAAGTATGGTGTTACAATGACGCAGATTTCTCTTGCATGGCATTTTGCTAAGGGAGTTACAGCGCCAATTATCGGTGTAACAAAGGCAAAGTATTTAGACGACGCTGTAGGGGCTCTCAATGTAAAACTTACGGATGATGACATTGCCTACCTTGAGGAACTGTATGTTCCACACAAAATAGTCGGTGCGCTTTAA
- the rlmD gene encoding 23S rRNA (uracil(1939)-C(5))-methyltransferase RlmD codes for MKKNEEIIVNIDDMNLEGYGLSYLDDSIIKVRGAIKGQKVKVKIKKIKGEKIEADVVKVLERSPMESDDVCNHFGKCGGCAYLNINYEDQLKIKEDYVKKLLDEAGIKDFEFLGIVGSPDVFSYRNKMEYTFGKDDNGIMQLGLHVKGRYYDIITTEDCRIVDSDFIACLKNVLEYAKQHSLPHHNIKTHEGYLRHLVIRKAANTGEILINIVTTSQIKHDFSKLVNELRNIKLNGKLVGILHTVNDSYSDAVKCEKLTVLYGRDYIMEEILGLKFKISAFSFFQTNSKGAEKLYSIAREFAGEISNKVLFDLYCGTGTIGIIMAPLAKKVIGIELVEEAVDAARENARLNGLGNIHFIAGDVAQRIREIDEKPDVVVLDPPRPGVNPKAVMDIIKLNPEKIIYVSCNPVSLVRDLKMLTERQYKVEKVKCVDMFPHTYHVETVVLIERK; via the coding sequence ATGAAGAAAAACGAAGAAATAATAGTTAATATAGATGATATGAATTTAGAAGGTTACGGGTTATCATATTTAGATGACAGTATTATTAAAGTAAGAGGTGCCATTAAGGGGCAGAAGGTAAAGGTGAAAATAAAGAAGATAAAAGGCGAAAAAATTGAAGCAGACGTTGTAAAGGTATTAGAGAGATCGCCTATGGAGTCTGATGATGTATGTAATCATTTTGGAAAATGTGGCGGCTGTGCATATCTAAATATAAATTATGAAGATCAATTGAAAATAAAAGAAGATTATGTAAAAAAACTCCTTGATGAAGCAGGAATAAAAGATTTTGAATTTCTCGGCATTGTCGGAAGTCCTGATGTTTTTTCGTATAGAAACAAAATGGAGTACACGTTTGGAAAAGATGACAATGGCATAATGCAGTTGGGACTTCATGTAAAAGGCAGGTATTATGATATTATAACGACGGAAGACTGCAGGATTGTTGACAGCGATTTTATTGCATGTTTAAAAAATGTTTTGGAGTATGCGAAACAGCACAGCTTGCCACACCATAATATAAAGACACACGAAGGCTATCTGAGACACTTAGTCATTAGAAAAGCGGCAAATACAGGTGAAATTCTCATAAATATCGTTACAACTTCCCAGATAAAACACGATTTTAGTAAACTGGTAAATGAGCTTAGAAACATAAAATTAAATGGCAAACTTGTCGGCATATTGCATACTGTAAATGATAGCTATTCTGATGCGGTTAAGTGCGAAAAACTTACAGTTTTGTACGGTAGAGACTATATAATGGAAGAAATACTCGGACTTAAATTTAAGATAAGCGCATTTTCATTTTTCCAAACTAATTCAAAAGGCGCTGAGAAACTCTATAGCATAGCAAGGGAATTTGCAGGTGAAATATCTAATAAAGTTTTATTTGACTTGTATTGCGGTACTGGGACTATAGGAATAATAATGGCACCATTGGCTAAAAAAGTCATAGGCATAGAACTTGTCGAAGAAGCCGTTGATGCTGCACGAGAAAATGCGCGATTAAATGGGCTTGGCAATATACATTTTATAGCTGGTGATGTTGCACAAAGAATAAGGGAGATAGACGAAAAGCCAGATGTGGTTGTATTAGATCCTCCGAGACCGGGAGTAAATCCAAAAGCTGTAATGGACATCATAAAGTTAAACCCAGAAAAGATAATTTACGTATCCTGCAATCCTGTATCACTTGTAAGGGATTTAAAGATGCTTACTGAAAGGCAGTACAAAGTGGAAAAGGTAAAATGCGTTGACATGTTCCCTCACACATACCATGTGGAGACGGTGGTGTTGATAGAGAGGAAATAG
- a CDS encoding type II toxin-antitoxin system Phd/YefM family antitoxin: MQITATEFKNNIGKYLALASKEDIYITKNGKAIAKLTNTKQDKVEMAKSLFGILPADASLEQAREERLSRHERIN; encoded by the coding sequence ATGCAAATAACAGCAACCGAATTTAAGAACAATATTGGAAAGTATCTCGCCCTTGCCTCCAAAGAGGACATATATATTACAAAAAACGGCAAAGCCATTGCCAAGCTTACAAACACAAAACAGGACAAAGTTGAAATGGCAAAATCCTTGTTTGGTATACTGCCTGCCGATGCTTCTTTGGAGCAGGCGAGAGAGGAGCGCTTGAGCCGTCATGAACGTATTAATTGA
- a CDS encoding PIN domain-containing protein, whose amino-acid sequence MNVLIDTNVMLDAMLSRSPFAEDAQKLFIMAAEEKINVHITASSITDIYYLLHKYLHDKKRCKQEIYKIIKIFNILDVTGSDCKKALELPIEDYEDALLAACAKRRKMECIITRNIKDFVNSPVRAVLPSDFLKSI is encoded by the coding sequence ATGAACGTATTAATTGATACCAACGTCATGCTGGACGCCATGCTTTCCCGCTCGCCTTTCGCTGAAGACGCGCAAAAATTGTTTATTATGGCCGCCGAGGAAAAAATCAACGTGCATATAACCGCAAGCTCCATTACGGATATCTATTACCTTCTACACAAATATCTGCACGACAAGAAGCGGTGCAAGCAGGAAATATATAAAATCATAAAAATCTTCAACATCCTTGACGTCACTGGCTCCGACTGCAAGAAGGCGCTTGAGCTGCCCATTGAAGATTATGAGGATGCCTTGCTTGCCGCATGCGCCAAGCGCAGGAAAATGGAATGCATCATTACCCGGAACATTAAGGACTTCGTCAACTCGCCAGTCAGAGCTGTATTACCCAGCGACTTTCTGAAAAGCATATAA
- a CDS encoding aldo/keto reductase: protein MDYVTLNNGIRMPMEGFGVFQIEDAKVCEQAVLDALDAGYRLIDTASAYFNEEAVGAAIRKSGIPREELFITTKLWIQDAGYEKAKKAFQTSLDKLGLEYLDLYLIHQPFNDYYGSWRAMEELYEEGKIRAIGVSNFYPDRLVDLCVNARIIPAVNQVEIHPFFQQDEALKIMKEFGVQPQAWGPLAEGKHGIFTNEILTSIASKYDKTVAQVVLRWNVQRGVVVIPKSTRKERIEENLNIWDFALSDEDMANIAKLDLGHSEIIDHFSPETVKWLNGWKIHE from the coding sequence ATGGATTATGTGACTTTAAATAATGGAATAAGAATGCCAATGGAAGGTTTCGGCGTGTTTCAGATAGAAGACGCCAAGGTTTGTGAACAGGCTGTTTTAGATGCGTTGGACGCAGGCTATCGTTTAATTGATACTGCATCTGCTTACTTTAATGAGGAGGCCGTTGGAGCAGCAATCAGAAAGAGTGGTATTCCACGAGAAGAATTGTTTATTACTACCAAATTGTGGATTCAGGACGCCGGTTATGAAAAAGCAAAAAAAGCATTTCAAACTTCTTTGGATAAGCTGGGGCTTGAATATCTGGATTTATATTTGATTCATCAGCCATTCAATGATTATTATGGTTCTTGGAGAGCGATGGAAGAACTTTATGAAGAGGGGAAAATTCGGGCTATTGGTGTGAGTAATTTTTATCCTGATCGTCTGGTTGATTTATGCGTTAATGCAAGGATTATCCCTGCAGTCAATCAAGTGGAAATACACCCATTTTTCCAGCAGGATGAGGCGCTTAAAATCATGAAAGAATTTGGCGTGCAGCCGCAGGCATGGGGCCCTTTGGCTGAGGGTAAGCATGGTATTTTTACAAACGAAATACTGACCAGCATCGCAAGCAAATATGATAAAACTGTTGCCCAGGTTGTTCTTCGTTGGAATGTTCAGCGCGGAGTAGTTGTTATTCCTAAGTCAACACGGAAGGAACGTATTGAAGAAAATCTTAACATCTGGGATTTCGCACTCAGTGATGAAGATATGGCTAATATTGCAAAGCTGGATCTTGGTCACAGCGAAATTATCGATCATTTTTCACCTGAGACGGTAAAGTGGCTGAATGGATGGAAAATTCACGAATAA
- the dmpI gene encoding 4-oxalocrotonate tautomerase DmpI has translation MPVITLEAGKLNKEQKSQMVKEFTATASKIMNVPEQAFIVLIKENQQENIGVGGQLLSEKK, from the coding sequence ATGCCAGTAATTACTTTAGAAGCAGGAAAGTTAAATAAAGAACAGAAAAGCCAGATGGTAAAAGAATTTACTGCAACAGCATCAAAGATTATGAATGTACCAGAACAAGCATTTATTGTGTTAATAAAAGAAAATCAGCAAGAAAACATAGGGGTTGGCGGACAGCTCCTGTCAGAAAAAAAGTAG